From the Pomacea canaliculata isolate SZHN2017 linkage group LG4, ASM307304v1, whole genome shotgun sequence genome, one window contains:
- the LOC112562355 gene encoding very-long-chain (3R)-3-hydroxyacyl-CoA dehydratase 2-like: MPASIDHRKQAKSLGDSAVVKGYLIAYNVSQMLGWIILMFMIVCHIYREGNVTLLYKEVEQVLLIFQTAAVLEIVHSSLGLVKSNPILTTFQVFSRVFLLWGVVWSVPQVQTEVYVFYFLIAWTITEIIRYSFYFFSLLGGVPYTLKWCRYTLFIALYPVGVMGEVMTIYSALPYVKASGLYSLFLPNPANMSFNYFYYLWFILFSYIPVFPQLYGHMLSQRRKVICGGQHAKQE; encoded by the exons ATGCCGGCCTCCATAGATCACAGAAAGCAGGCAAAGAGCCTGGGAGACAGTGCTGTCGTAAAGGGCTATCTTATTGCATACAACGTTAGTCAGATGCTTGG ATGGATTATTCTGATGTTCATGATTGTTTGTCATATCTACCGTGAGGGTAACGTGACACTGCTTTATAAAGAAGTGGAACAAGTTTTGCTGATTTTTCAAACCGCTGCAGTGCTTGAG ATTGTTCACAGTTCTCTGGGGCTGGTCAAGTCCAACCCAATCCTGACAACCTTCCAGGTGTTTTCACGAGTGTTTCTACTGTGGGGAGTAGTGTGGAGTGTGCCACAG GTGCAAACAGAAGTGTATGTATTCTACTTCCTGATTGCATGGACTATCACAGAGATCATACGCTACTCTTTCTACTTTTTTAGTCTACTGGGTGGTGTCCCTTACACTCTTAAATGGTGCAG ATACACATTGTTCATTGCTTTGTATCCTGTTGGGGTTATG GGGGAGGTAATGACGATCTACTCGGCTTTGCCTTATGTAAAAGCATCTGGTCTGTATTCTCTGTTTCTTCCAAACCCAGCAAATATGTCCTTCAACTACTTTTACTACCTTTGGTTCATCTTGTTCTCATATATACCAG TTTTTCCCCAGTTGTATGGACACATGTTGAGCCAGCGTCGAAAAGTCATCTGTGGTGGTCAGCATGCTAAACAGGAGTAA